A single Pseudomonas putida DNA region contains:
- a CDS encoding cupin domain-containing protein encodes MSQVLTVVRNAPASLLGEATPARLPIGEPIAHAASAQDQTDEAVGASIGVWESSPGVFRRFLKNREFSHIVSGSCTFTPDGGEPVELRAGDAVLFPENCEGVWHIHETLRKTYVLF; translated from the coding sequence ATGAGCCAAGTCCTTACCGTTGTCCGCAATGCCCCTGCCTCGCTGCTGGGCGAAGCGACCCCTGCCCGCCTGCCGATCGGCGAACCGATCGCCCACGCAGCATCAGCCCAGGACCAGACCGATGAGGCGGTCGGCGCCAGCATCGGTGTGTGGGAAAGCAGCCCGGGCGTGTTCCGCCGCTTCCTCAAGAACCGCGAGTTCAGCCATATCGTCAGCGGCAGCTGCACCTTCACCCCCGACGGCGGCGAACCGGTCGAGCTGCGTGCCGGCGACGCGGTGCTGTTCCCGGAAAACTGCGAAGGGGTGTGGCACATCCACGAAACCCTGCGCAAAACCTACGTGCTGTTCTGA
- a CDS encoding MFS transporter gives MTTSKRSVEDAPLNAFHRKLTVYSAGGPFLDGYVLSIIGVAMLQITNALQLSAFWEGLIAASALIGVFLGGFIGGWFTDKYGRKVLYLVDLIAIVGFSVAQFWVESAWALFAWRLLIGIAVGADYPIATSLLAEFLPRKQRGPLLAAMVLMWFAGAAVAYVVGELLLRVGGDDGWRWVLASALVPGVLFLIARSGTPESPRWLLSKGRTAEADAVIKKVYGPSYSVADLPEQSSGKPVSLWSLFHSGYGKRMAFVTLFWTCAIVPLFAIYAFAPKVLQALKLTGDWAAYGSIAITFLFTLGCLVATLLINRLGRRKMLIHSFLWSGLSLVLLGVFPDASPTTVLVLFGAYAVLIGGAQVLEYVYPNELFPTEIRASAVGLATSLSRIGAAVGTYLVPISLASYGVANTMFAAALISLFGALISWWLAPETSKLDLQQAAALGGQAATASPTYKTVARKA, from the coding sequence ATGACCACATCCAAACGCTCTGTCGAAGATGCTCCGCTGAACGCCTTCCACCGCAAACTGACCGTCTACTCCGCTGGCGGCCCGTTCCTCGATGGCTATGTGTTGAGCATCATCGGCGTGGCCATGCTGCAGATCACCAACGCCTTGCAGCTGTCGGCTTTCTGGGAAGGCCTGATCGCTGCATCGGCGTTGATCGGCGTATTCCTTGGCGGCTTTATCGGTGGCTGGTTCACCGACAAGTACGGACGCAAGGTGCTGTACCTGGTGGACCTGATCGCCATCGTCGGTTTCTCGGTGGCACAGTTCTGGGTCGAATCGGCCTGGGCGCTGTTTGCCTGGCGCTTGCTGATCGGCATCGCGGTCGGTGCCGACTACCCGATCGCCACGTCGCTGCTGGCCGAGTTCCTGCCACGCAAACAGCGCGGGCCGTTGCTTGCCGCCATGGTGCTGATGTGGTTCGCCGGCGCCGCCGTGGCCTACGTGGTGGGCGAGCTGCTGCTGCGCGTGGGCGGTGACGACGGCTGGCGCTGGGTCCTGGCCAGCGCCCTGGTGCCGGGCGTGCTGTTCCTGATTGCCCGCAGCGGCACCCCGGAGTCGCCGCGCTGGTTGCTGAGCAAGGGCCGCACCGCCGAAGCCGACGCGGTGATCAAGAAGGTCTATGGCCCGAGCTACTCGGTTGCCGACCTGCCCGAGCAAAGCAGCGGCAAACCGGTGTCGCTGTGGTCGCTGTTCCACTCTGGCTACGGCAAGCGCATGGCCTTCGTCACGCTGTTCTGGACCTGCGCCATCGTGCCGCTGTTCGCCATCTATGCCTTCGCCCCGAAGGTGCTGCAGGCGCTGAAGCTGACCGGCGACTGGGCCGCCTACGGCTCGATCGCCATCACCTTCCTGTTCACCCTCGGCTGCCTGGTGGCGACCCTGCTGATCAACCGCCTGGGCCGGCGCAAGATGCTGATCCACAGTTTCCTCTGGTCAGGCCTGTCGCTGGTGTTGCTGGGCGTGTTCCCTGACGCTTCGCCAACCACCGTGCTGGTGCTGTTCGGCGCCTACGCGGTGCTGATCGGCGGTGCCCAGGTGCTGGAATACGTGTACCCCAATGAGCTGTTCCCTACCGAGATCCGCGCTTCCGCCGTGGGCCTGGCTACCTCGCTGTCGCGCATCGGCGCCGCCGTGGGCACCTACCTGGTACCGATCTCCCTGGCCAGTTATGGCGTGGCCAACACCATGTTCGCTGCGGCCCTGATCTCGCTGTTCGGCGCGCTGATCTCCTGGTGGCTGGCCCCCGAGACCAGCAAGCTCGACCTGCAGCAGGCCGCAGCCCTGGGTGGGCAAGCCGCCACTGCTTCGCCAACTTACAAAACTGTCGCTCGTAAAGCCTGA
- a CDS encoding FAD-dependent oxidoreductase has protein sequence MTRPPLESFDGDHYDVVVIGAGAVGCAAARQLAARNFRTLLVDRGDIGAGTSSRSSRMLYSGLGYLAARYPLWQIPFRPLDMWQRLRYTRQVMRCRAELVKDMPGHLTRHRFHYPFRKGDRYPPWLVDMGFRLVEALGGWKVPLAYRRQSAQQAAEDSAMAAGLGGPLRGVGVFEEYMYAWPERICVDTALDAQWRGATVRTYTRVSQLQRSEGQWRLTLDEQAPEALGQAHVTAKVVINAAGPWVDRVAGAADNGPRVLGIKGVNVMVRLPEAYRGQGLEAFSSKGEPYYVFPWREFHFIGPTESHFTDDPDTVRVEDGEVDYILAEANQLFPALQLTRADVQHCWCGVRPTSTLDGRSTYLPVRLSEAAGKPNLLTLTGSTIMLHRHAARVIARGVEARLGKRGKAPKGMIERERIDGDDIARIVGREHVVRLVDLVRRRLPWGLDPDLGRERVEQLSHRAAVAMGWSEARRQEELKHFEEDTARVYRQL, from the coding sequence ATGACCCGTCCCCCCTTGGAATCGTTCGACGGCGACCACTACGACGTGGTGGTCATTGGCGCCGGTGCGGTTGGCTGCGCCGCCGCCCGGCAGCTCGCCGCACGCAACTTCCGCACCTTGCTGGTCGACCGTGGCGACATCGGTGCCGGCACGTCGTCGCGCTCCAGCCGCATGCTCTATTCGGGCCTGGGCTACCTGGCCGCGCGCTATCCGCTGTGGCAGATCCCGTTTCGCCCGCTCGACATGTGGCAACGCCTGCGCTACACCCGCCAGGTGATGCGCTGCCGCGCCGAGCTAGTGAAGGACATGCCCGGGCACCTGACCAGGCACCGTTTCCATTACCCGTTCCGCAAGGGTGACCGCTACCCGCCGTGGCTGGTAGACATGGGCTTCCGCCTGGTCGAGGCGCTCGGTGGCTGGAAGGTACCGCTGGCCTACCGCCGCCAGTCGGCGCAGCAGGCGGCCGAAGACAGTGCCATGGCCGCCGGCCTGGGTGGGCCGCTGCGTGGTGTGGGGGTGTTCGAGGAATACATGTACGCCTGGCCCGAGCGCATCTGCGTCGACACCGCGCTGGATGCACAGTGGCGCGGCGCGACGGTGCGCACCTACACCCGCGTCAGCCAGCTGCAGCGCAGCGAAGGCCAGTGGCGGCTGACCCTGGACGAACAGGCACCCGAAGCCCTAGGCCAGGCGCACGTGACAGCCAAGGTGGTGATCAACGCCGCAGGGCCCTGGGTTGATCGTGTGGCGGGCGCAGCCGATAACGGCCCGCGAGTGCTGGGCATCAAGGGTGTCAACGTCATGGTACGGCTGCCCGAGGCCTATCGCGGCCAAGGCCTGGAGGCGTTCTCCAGCAAGGGTGAGCCGTACTACGTGTTCCCCTGGCGCGAATTCCACTTCATCGGCCCGACCGAGTCGCACTTCACCGACGACCCGGACACCGTGCGCGTCGAGGACGGCGAGGTCGACTACATCCTCGCCGAGGCCAACCAGCTGTTCCCCGCCCTGCAGCTGACCCGTGCCGATGTGCAGCACTGCTGGTGCGGCGTGCGCCCGACCTCGACCCTGGATGGCCGCAGCACCTACCTGCCGGTGCGCCTGAGCGAGGCGGCCGGCAAGCCGAACCTGCTGACCCTGACGGGCTCGACCATCATGCTCCATCGCCATGCGGCGCGGGTGATCGCCCGTGGCGTCGAGGCGCGGCTGGGCAAGCGGGGCAAGGCGCCCAAGGGCATGATCGAACGCGAGCGCATCGATGGCGACGACATTGCCCGCATCGTTGGCCGCGAGCATGTAGTCAGGCTGGTGGACCTGGTGCGTCGGCGTTTGCCGTGGGGGCTCGACCCGGACCTGGGGCGTGAGCGGGTGGAGCAGCTGTCACACCGTGCGGCAGTGGCGATGGGCTGGTCGGAAGCGCGGCGGCAGGAAGAATTGAAACACTTTGAAGAGGACACTGCCCGGGTGTATCGCCAGCTCTAG
- a CDS encoding NAD(P)-binding domain-containing protein gives MHSLGILGVGELTEKVVVGLRRSGFGGKLYLSPRNAQRAEVLAAEHGCEVLPSNQAVVDQADLVILGVRPDSLGQLASEVRLRPGQRLVSLAAGVSLALLATAFPGAHCVRVMLSYAAQYNQSTVVVCPADALTEQSLGPLGNLVVVQDEPAFELATVAACMNGWFYFLLHDLQQWLTDKGLPAAEARALVLGNMQDCVTSAQHQPEYTLKALGQAIATPGTFTADGLAVLMHQPASASWGAACEVVLDALLTRSGLAGR, from the coding sequence ATGCATAGCCTGGGTATTCTCGGGGTCGGCGAGCTGACCGAAAAAGTGGTGGTCGGCCTGCGCCGCAGCGGGTTCGGGGGCAAGCTCTACTTGTCGCCACGTAACGCGCAGCGCGCCGAGGTGCTGGCGGCCGAGCACGGTTGTGAGGTACTGCCGAGCAACCAGGCGGTGGTCGACCAGGCTGACCTGGTGATCCTCGGCGTGCGCCCGGACTCACTGGGGCAGCTGGCCAGCGAGGTGCGCCTGCGCCCCGGCCAGCGCCTGGTATCGCTGGCCGCCGGGGTCAGCCTGGCGCTGCTGGCCACGGCCTTCCCTGGCGCGCATTGCGTGCGGGTGATGCTGTCGTATGCGGCGCAGTACAACCAGTCCACCGTGGTGGTTTGCCCGGCGGACGCGCTGACCGAGCAGTCCCTGGGGCCTTTGGGCAACTTGGTGGTGGTGCAGGATGAGCCGGCATTCGAGCTGGCCACGGTGGCAGCGTGCATGAATGGCTGGTTCTACTTCCTGTTGCATGACCTGCAGCAGTGGCTGACCGACAAGGGCCTGCCGGCGGCTGAGGCGCGTGCTTTGGTGCTGGGCAACATGCAGGACTGCGTGACCAGCGCGCAGCACCAGCCGGAGTACACCTTGAAGGCCCTGGGGCAGGCCATTGCCACGCCCGGGACCTTTACTGCCGATGGCTTGGCGGTGCTGATGCATCAGCCGGCAAGTGCCAGCTGGGGGGCGGCTTGCGAGGTGGTGCTGGATGCCTTGCTGACCCGTTCGGGGTTGGCTGGGCGATAG
- a CDS encoding NAD(P)/FAD-dependent oxidoreductase yields MYRNTSTPADDNGCGWFHLSPKRQPRAAHRGRSEARWVVLGAGFTGLAAARQLALHHPDDEIILVEAQEVGFGASGRNSGFAIDLPHDIGAPDYIGDLATARMNLKLNLRAQSILRGLINQHGIDCQIRPDGKYQAAVEDKGLAVLEAYRSGLDKLGQAYEMIDARDLPEHFGTGFYRKALYTPGTQLLQPAALAKGLAESLPGNVTLYEGTTITRLEQGRRITLKHAHGEIVADQLLLTNNAFASYFGFLPGRLLPIFTYASMTRALTEDEQARLGGKATWGIIPADPFGSTLRRTPDQRLLVRNSFSFNANGRAQQRYLDRAGRQHRESFERRFPMLSGLPFEFTWGGSMCLSRNHLSHFGTLAPNVHAALCCNGLGITRGTATGTLLADWLSGERDELIDFLLGSDGPNRNPPEPLLSVGVNLNLHWGQRRAGLES; encoded by the coding sequence ATGTACAGAAACACCTCTACCCCCGCGGACGACAACGGTTGCGGCTGGTTCCACCTCAGCCCAAAGCGCCAGCCACGCGCCGCGCACCGGGGGCGGAGCGAGGCGCGCTGGGTGGTGCTCGGCGCGGGCTTCACCGGCCTTGCCGCGGCGCGGCAACTGGCGCTTCACCACCCTGACGACGAAATCATCCTGGTCGAGGCGCAGGAAGTCGGCTTCGGCGCCTCGGGGCGCAACTCCGGCTTTGCCATCGACCTGCCCCACGACATCGGCGCCCCTGACTACATCGGCGATCTGGCCACCGCACGGATGAACCTCAAGCTCAACCTGCGCGCCCAGTCGATCCTGCGCGGGCTGATCAACCAGCACGGCATCGACTGCCAGATCCGCCCGGACGGCAAGTACCAGGCCGCGGTCGAAGACAAGGGGCTGGCGGTGCTGGAGGCTTATCGCAGCGGCCTCGACAAGCTCGGCCAAGCCTATGAAATGATCGACGCCCGCGACCTGCCCGAACATTTCGGCACCGGTTTCTATCGCAAGGCGCTGTACACCCCCGGCACCCAGCTGCTGCAGCCGGCCGCGCTGGCCAAGGGTCTGGCCGAAAGCCTGCCAGGTAACGTCACGCTGTACGAAGGCACCACCATCACCCGCCTGGAACAAGGCCGGCGCATCACCCTCAAGCACGCCCACGGCGAGATCGTCGCCGACCAGCTGCTGCTGACCAACAACGCCTTCGCCTCGTACTTCGGCTTCCTGCCGGGCCGCCTGCTGCCGATCTTCACCTACGCCAGCATGACCCGTGCGCTGACCGAAGACGAGCAGGCTCGCCTGGGTGGCAAGGCCACCTGGGGCATCATCCCTGCCGACCCGTTCGGCAGCACCCTGCGGCGCACCCCGGACCAGCGCCTGCTGGTGCGCAACAGCTTCAGCTTCAATGCCAATGGCCGTGCCCAACAGCGCTACCTGGACCGTGCCGGCCGCCAGCACCGCGAGTCGTTCGAACGGCGCTTCCCGATGCTCTCGGGGCTGCCGTTCGAGTTCACCTGGGGTGGCTCGATGTGCCTGTCGCGCAACCACCTGTCGCACTTCGGCACCCTGGCGCCGAACGTGCACGCGGCACTGTGCTGCAACGGCCTGGGCATCACCCGCGGTACTGCCACCGGTACCTTGCTGGCCGACTGGCTGAGCGGCGAGCGCGACGAGCTGATCGACTTCCTGCTTGGCTCCGACGGGCCCAACCGCAACCCGCCGGAACCGCTGCTGAGTGTCGGGGTCAACCTGAACCTGCACTGGGGCCAGCGCCGCGCCGGCCTGGAAAGCTGA
- a CDS encoding GNAT family N-acetyltransferase, whose translation MPYPTLPRTLSTPRTLLVRPAPAFALQLQQALIDSYPLHQPFLAWAKPDWTLSEVRDSLQLSAEEFLDPAKEKRYFVLAADSGEVIGCIGLRPGNDEYEVGYWANRASSGKGLMREALTCLLDAVDAPVWLTTDIDNHASQRLAERAGFVAAGSQLTELDPSTPRPLYRRPAAGRMGSA comes from the coding sequence ATGCCCTACCCCACGCTGCCCCGTACGCTGTCCACTCCACGCACCTTGCTGGTCCGCCCCGCCCCCGCCTTCGCCCTGCAGCTGCAACAGGCCCTGATCGACAGCTACCCCCTGCACCAACCCTTCCTGGCCTGGGCCAAGCCTGACTGGACCTTGAGTGAAGTGCGCGACAGCCTGCAACTGAGCGCCGAGGAGTTCCTCGACCCGGCCAAGGAAAAGCGCTATTTCGTGCTGGCCGCAGACAGCGGCGAAGTGATTGGCTGCATCGGCCTGCGCCCCGGCAATGACGAGTATGAAGTGGGCTATTGGGCGAACCGGGCCAGCAGTGGCAAGGGCCTGATGCGCGAAGCGCTGACCTGCCTGCTGGACGCCGTGGATGCCCCGGTGTGGCTTACCACCGACATCGACAACCACGCCAGCCAGCGCCTGGCCGAACGTGCCGGGTTCGTGGCGGCTGGCAGCCAGCTGACCGAGCTCGACCCCAGTACCCCGCGGCCGCTCTATCGCCGCCCAGCGGCTGGGCGCATGGGCAGTGCGTAA
- a CDS encoding glutathione S-transferase family protein — protein MSDYKLHCFAESGNAYKAALMLELTGQDWQPVFVDFFNGQTREPQWRDEVNEQGEVPVLEHVGQRLTQSALILEYLAERTGQFGPRDDNEKREIWRWMLFDNHKFTSYYAVLRFLLCLKNTGETDVTGFLRERATAAYRIVDAHLAKTPFMVGGRLTIADLSLAGYVFMPEDTGIVLTEFSHIEAWKQRIQAVPGWKHPYDLMPRTA, from the coding sequence ATGTCCGACTACAAGCTGCATTGCTTCGCCGAATCCGGCAACGCCTACAAGGCTGCGCTGATGCTTGAACTCACCGGCCAGGACTGGCAACCGGTGTTCGTCGATTTCTTCAATGGCCAGACCCGCGAGCCGCAATGGCGCGACGAGGTCAACGAGCAAGGCGAGGTGCCTGTGCTTGAGCATGTAGGGCAGCGGCTGACCCAGTCGGCGCTGATTCTCGAGTACCTGGCCGAGCGCACCGGCCAGTTTGGCCCGCGCGACGACAACGAGAAACGCGAGATCTGGCGCTGGATGCTGTTCGACAACCACAAGTTCACCAGCTACTACGCTGTGCTGCGTTTCCTGCTGTGCCTGAAGAATACTGGCGAGACCGATGTGACGGGCTTCCTGCGTGAGCGCGCCACGGCGGCGTACCGGATTGTCGATGCGCACCTGGCAAAGACGCCGTTCATGGTGGGCGGGCGGCTGACCATTGCCGACCTGTCGCTGGCGGGGTATGTGTTCATGCCGGAGGATACCGGGATCGTGTTGACCGAGTTCAGCCATATCGAGGCGTGGAAGCAGCGGATCCAGGCAGTGCCGGGGTGGAAGCACCCCTATGACTTGATGCCTCGCACGGCATAA
- a CDS encoding TonB-dependent receptor family protein translates to MRAIQLHPLRLAVATALLAPATVLAADPTLGTVTVQAAKQTEVQQAASALAEVPGGTSVVDSEEVAKGRTATLQDTLAYQPGVFVQSTGGNDAAKISIRGSGANTSPGYFREGIKFLFDGLPLTGPGGTPYEFLNASGVNYTEILRGANAFQYGALTLGGAVNFVNHSGYSAPGLRVRAEAGSYHYQKQSISYGGVEGDLDYYLQADNYRNDGYRDYSLSKSSGIVANAGYRFSPKLETRLLLRYRDETHNDPSATTLDNALHHPRRASATAESSGAGARRPGSIWVGSKTTYTFDDDARLTFGLSYHDYRHTNSPRSPSNPSYWDWHDLGLLLGYDRVDYLFGHESRSNIAFTSTQHLRGGVDSANGDKVSLKQVNYKDSFDRVIALGNDINLVDNLWLTSGVSFINVRRKVNIDYAVNPNTTTFPQHVDYDNWSVAPRIGLRYEFSPELQVFTNFSRSIDPPASWEYSGSGPTLPYIRPLVEQKANTFEVGIKGSHGIFDGSLALYRSWIHDELLNVQIIPATSTAAAVTGAFNASPTIHQGVEAGLNTRLWDNHQGDLVRWRQSYTYNDFYYRHDDTFGDNQLPGVPKHIYQGELQYQDHSGWYTGVNVQSASRTAVDYANSLYAPSYTIWGANLGYEAPKGNWKVSLDLKNLANKAYVTAVTPVYNARGLDTASFWPGDGIGAYVGVEVRY, encoded by the coding sequence ATGCGTGCGATTCAACTCCATCCACTGCGCCTGGCCGTGGCCACGGCCCTGCTGGCCCCGGCCACGGTACTGGCCGCTGACCCGACCCTGGGCACGGTGACCGTGCAGGCCGCCAAGCAGACTGAAGTGCAACAGGCCGCCAGCGCCCTCGCCGAAGTGCCTGGCGGCACCAGCGTGGTCGACAGCGAAGAGGTCGCCAAAGGCCGTACCGCCACCCTGCAGGACACCCTGGCCTACCAGCCCGGCGTGTTCGTGCAGTCCACCGGCGGTAACGACGCGGCGAAGATCTCGATCCGTGGCTCTGGTGCCAACACCTCGCCCGGCTACTTTCGCGAAGGCATCAAGTTCCTCTTCGACGGCCTGCCGCTGACCGGCCCCGGCGGCACCCCGTATGAATTCCTCAACGCCAGCGGCGTCAACTACACCGAGATCCTGCGCGGCGCCAACGCCTTCCAGTACGGCGCGCTGACCCTCGGTGGCGCGGTCAACTTCGTCAACCACAGCGGCTACAGCGCCCCCGGCCTGCGCGTGCGCGCCGAGGCCGGCAGCTACCACTACCAGAAGCAGAGCATCAGCTACGGCGGCGTCGAAGGCGACCTGGACTACTACCTGCAGGCCGACAACTACCGCAACGACGGTTACCGCGACTACAGCCTGTCGAAAAGCTCTGGCATCGTCGCCAACGCTGGCTACCGCTTCAGCCCGAAGCTGGAAACCCGCCTGCTGCTGCGCTACCGCGACGAAACCCACAACGACCCCAGCGCCACCACCCTCGACAACGCCCTGCACCACCCGCGCCGGGCCAGCGCCACCGCCGAAAGCAGCGGCGCCGGTGCGCGCCGCCCGGGCAGCATCTGGGTCGGCAGCAAGACCACCTACACCTTCGACGACGATGCACGCCTGACCTTCGGCCTGTCGTACCACGACTACCGCCACACCAACAGCCCGCGCAGCCCGAGCAACCCCAGCTACTGGGACTGGCACGACCTCGGCCTGCTGCTGGGCTACGACCGCGTCGACTACCTGTTCGGCCACGAGAGCCGCAGCAACATCGCCTTCACTTCGACCCAGCACCTGCGCGGCGGGGTGGATTCGGCCAACGGCGACAAGGTGTCGCTCAAGCAGGTCAACTACAAGGACTCGTTCGACCGGGTAATCGCCCTGGGCAACGACATCAACCTGGTCGACAACCTGTGGCTCACCAGTGGCGTGTCATTCATCAACGTGCGGCGCAAAGTCAACATCGACTACGCGGTGAACCCCAACACCACCACCTTCCCGCAGCACGTCGACTACGACAACTGGAGCGTCGCCCCGCGTATCGGCCTGCGCTACGAGTTCAGCCCTGAGCTGCAGGTGTTCACCAACTTCAGCCGCAGCATCGACCCACCCGCCTCATGGGAGTACTCAGGTTCCGGCCCGACCCTGCCGTACATCCGCCCGCTGGTGGAACAGAAGGCCAACACCTTCGAGGTCGGCATCAAGGGTTCGCACGGTATCTTCGACGGCAGCCTGGCGCTGTACCGTTCGTGGATCCACGACGAGCTGCTGAACGTGCAGATCATCCCCGCCACCTCTACCGCGGCAGCCGTTACCGGCGCGTTCAACGCCTCGCCGACCATCCACCAGGGTGTCGAGGCCGGGCTCAACACGCGCCTGTGGGACAACCACCAGGGCGACCTGGTGCGCTGGCGCCAGTCGTACACCTACAACGATTTCTACTACCGGCATGACGACACCTTCGGCGACAACCAGCTGCCGGGCGTGCCCAAGCATATCTACCAGGGCGAGTTGCAGTACCAGGACCACAGCGGCTGGTACACCGGGGTGAATGTGCAATCGGCATCGCGCACGGCGGTGGACTATGCCAACAGCCTGTATGCGCCGTCGTACACGATCTGGGGGGCGAACCTGGGGTATGAAGCGCCGAAGGGCAACTGGAAGGTGTCGCTGGACCTGAAGAACCTGGCGAACAAGGCGTACGTGACGGCTGTGACGCCGGTGTACAACGCGCGCGGGCTGGATACTGCGTCGTTCTGGCCGGGGGATGGGATCGGGGCTTATGTAGGGGTTGAGGTTCGTTACTGA
- a CDS encoding ABC transporter substrate-binding protein: MASALLVAACSPATPPPTQGTLKGEAVSEVNGVMRYPASDFVEQQAGQRGGTLRVSAATDAGSFDIHALSNGNMQWMGRILFDCLVYQAEDGTLTPWLAKSWEISADGLTYTFHLRDDVTFSDGERFDAEAVRVNLEHMRDPKTKSPLAAAYIAPYLRGRVVDAFTFEATLSAPYAPFLDVLSQAWLGMISPRQISEAPATIASQPIGTGPFVLTGWVRDQRASFTRRPGYNWAPAAINHQGEAYLDGIELSYVPEAMIRYTSLEAGDNDMALDAPAQNATAIRANPQLTLRNRIRKGNPARSITFNVERVPFDDVRVRQAVAKAIDRDGLAWISGFGEYLAKGDFLAVNTPGYDPVARDALAFDPAAAARLLDAAGWSGRDAEGYRTRNGQRLGATLLTYDNPAFPANVSVAAQADLRKVGFDLRIELLPISKVMELRYLGNFDALGGGYWHTNTADGLYILYHSQSIPSARMIGQNVGHFRDASLDQLLGEARRSTDPAQRRTLYRQAQQRLGETVPAVPSVESQMLLAYRNVLGGVLFDGSHNVPLFTSVWLDARAQQKEQP, encoded by the coding sequence TTGGCCAGTGCGCTGTTAGTTGCCGCCTGTTCACCCGCCACGCCACCACCCACCCAGGGCACCCTGAAAGGCGAAGCGGTCAGTGAAGTGAATGGCGTGATGCGCTACCCGGCCAGCGACTTCGTCGAGCAGCAGGCTGGCCAGCGCGGCGGCACCTTGCGCGTGTCGGCTGCGACCGACGCCGGCAGCTTCGATATCCACGCGTTGTCCAACGGCAACATGCAGTGGATGGGGCGCATTCTCTTCGACTGCCTGGTCTACCAGGCCGAGGATGGCACCCTGACGCCGTGGCTGGCCAAAAGCTGGGAGATCAGCGCCGACGGCCTGACCTACACCTTCCACCTGCGTGACGACGTCACCTTCAGCGACGGCGAACGCTTCGACGCCGAAGCGGTGCGGGTCAACCTCGAACACATGCGCGACCCGAAGACCAAGTCGCCGCTGGCCGCTGCCTACATCGCGCCCTACCTGCGCGGCAGGGTGGTCGATGCTTTCACCTTCGAGGCCACCTTGAGCGCGCCCTATGCGCCGTTTCTCGATGTGCTCTCGCAAGCCTGGCTGGGGATGATCTCGCCGCGGCAGATCAGCGAGGCGCCCGCGACCATCGCCAGCCAGCCGATCGGCACCGGGCCGTTCGTGTTGACCGGATGGGTGCGTGACCAGCGCGCCAGTTTCACCCGCCGCCCGGGCTACAACTGGGCGCCTGCGGCGATCAACCACCAAGGTGAAGCCTACCTCGACGGCATCGAGCTGAGCTACGTGCCCGAAGCGATGATCCGCTATACCTCGCTGGAAGCCGGCGACAACGACATGGCCCTGGACGCCCCGGCACAGAACGCAACGGCGATCCGCGCCAACCCGCAGCTGACCTTGCGCAACCGCATCCGCAAAGGTAACCCGGCGCGCAGCATCACCTTCAATGTCGAGCGCGTGCCGTTCGATGACGTGCGGGTGCGCCAGGCGGTGGCCAAGGCCATCGACCGCGACGGCCTGGCGTGGATCTCCGGTTTCGGCGAGTACCTGGCCAAGGGTGACTTTCTTGCGGTGAACACCCCCGGCTACGACCCGGTGGCGCGCGATGCGCTGGCCTTCGACCCGGCAGCAGCGGCGCGGCTGCTCGATGCCGCCGGCTGGAGCGGGCGTGATGCCGAGGGCTATCGCACGCGCAACGGCCAGCGCCTCGGGGCGACCTTGCTGACCTACGACAACCCGGCGTTCCCGGCCAATGTCTCGGTGGCCGCCCAGGCGGACCTGCGCAAGGTCGGCTTCGACCTGCGCATCGAGCTGCTGCCGATCAGCAAGGTCATGGAGCTGCGCTACCTCGGCAACTTCGACGCCCTCGGCGGCGGCTACTGGCACACCAACACCGCCGACGGCCTGTACATCCTCTACCACAGCCAGTCGATCCCTAGCGCCAGGATGATCGGCCAGAACGTTGGCCACTTCCGTGATGCCAGCCTTGACCAATTGCTCGGCGAAGCCCGCCGCAGCACCGACCCGGCGCAACGCCGCACGCTGTATCGCCAGGCCCAGCAACGCCTGGGCGAGACCGTGCCGGCGGTGCCCTCGGTGGAAAGCCAGATGCTGCTGGCCTACCGCAATGTGCTTGGCGGCGTGCTGTTCGACGGCTCGCACAACGTTCCGCTGTTCACCAGCGTGTGGCTGGACGCTCGAGCACAGCAAAAGGAGCAACCATGA